GAAAACAGAATAGCTTCTTTGCGCACTGACCACCTCCCCCACATCCTCAACATCTATTCTTGTGCGGTCTCCCACATAGATGGAGAGTTTCTCCAGTTCCATTTCCAGGCAATGCAAATCCAGCCCGACTTGTTCGAATAGAAAAAAAGCCGCCTGGGGAGTCAGTTGCTTCCCCAAGGTCCGGGCCCGCTCCTGAAGCCATCGGGGTGCGTCTTTTTCCGTGGGGCCGGAGAACTGGACCACGATACCCGCCGATTTTACAGCCGCTTCCAACTTGTCCAGGCCTTTTCTCTGTAGAGCGGTCAGAACGAGACATGCAGTGGGATGAGGCCGGCGTATGTAGGTTTCCAGGATCTGCCGCTCATCCCTAGGCCACTCTTCAATGTGCTGAACCATGAGGAGCTGCCTGCCCCCAAACATGGGAAGAGTGCTCAAACGCTCCAGGACTTGAGCCGCCAGGCAGTCCCTGGCCGTCAATCTCTCCCCGTTGAAGCGTCGGGCCTTTTCCGGCACGATTTTATCGAGGAGCTTCTTCCAGGCCTCCTCCATGAGGAGTTCCGCATTGCCCGTAAAGAGATAGACTGGAGCAGGCGAGGCCTGCTTTACATGGTCAAAGAATTCGTTCAGCAGCATGACTAAAAATTACTGAGAAAACGGTCGTGGATGCGAATAGACATTTCTCTTGCCAAAAATTCCAGAGCCCGGCGCCTGTTGCTGAAAGCGATGATGGGATCTGGGTCCTGGATATACACTTGATAGTAGGTGTACTGAGGGTCCTGCCAGAGGACTTTCCCGTTTCGCACATCGTCACAGCGGATGTCCAGAGTCACATAGAGGCGGGTCAGAATAGTCTTTTCGAATTCCCGGTGGGCCACTTCCGACGTATATATATTTTTGATAATGCCCCGGAAGATCACATCGGCCTGATCGGTGGGAACGACCCGAATCTCTCCTTTTTGAATGAAATCGTTCCTTAAGGCTCCTGCAAACATGCTCCCCAGATCGGGCTCCGAAGTGTTGTTTTCAAATACGGGGATGGCGACCGCATTTATTCCCGGCCGAGGACCCTCGCCTTCTCCTGTGAAGTGGTAGCCACAGGCGCTCAAGAACAGAAATAAAAAGCTCGAAAGGGCCATCAGCCTCATTGAAAGCCTCATGGGATCGCTTCTCCCCGAATGATCCGCGATGATCAGATCACGATGTTGATGAGTTTCTTGGGAACGACAATCACCTTTTTGACCGGTTTTCCAGCAATGAAGTCCTGGATACGCCCATCCCCGAGCGCTGCAGCCTCCAGTTCTTCTTTGCCTGCATCGGGGGAGACCGTAATGCGGCTGCGCAGCTTTCCGTTTACCTGTACCACAATGAGCATCTCTTCAGCCTGCAACGCATCTTCCTCCCATTTGGGCCAGGGAACATTCATGATGCTTTTGGAATGACCCAGTGTGCGCCAGAGTTCTTCCGCAACATGCGGAACGATGGGGGAGATGAGCAGGACCACGGCTTCTATGGCTTCCCTCACGACAGGCCAGAATTGCGCTTCCTGAGAGGGATTCTCGAGGACCTGATAAAGCTGATTTACCAGTTCCATGACCGATGCGATGGCCGTATTG
This region of Desulforhabdus amnigena genomic DNA includes:
- the holA gene encoding DNA polymerase III subunit delta; translated protein: MLLNEFFDHVKQASPAPVYLFTGNAELLMEEAWKKLLDKIVPEKARRFNGERLTARDCLAAQVLERLSTLPMFGGRQLLMVQHIEEWPRDERQILETYIRRPHPTACLVLTALQRKGLDKLEAAVKSAGIVVQFSGPTEKDAPRWLQERARTLGKQLTPQAAFFLFEQVGLDLHCLEMELEKLSIYVGDRTRIDVEDVGEVVSAQRSYSVFELLRHVGLHQTNQAVHSLRNLVLSGEAPLAILALLARQIRLVWQVKDGLQRGLALAQIAQGTGLSPFVVKNYVQQASQFSESVLLHAHQALRNADIAIKSSGSAPEMILECLVLDLCQRN
- the lptE gene encoding LPS assembly lipoprotein LptE — protein: MRLSMRLMALSSFLFLFLSACGYHFTGEGEGPRPGINAVAIPVFENNTSEPDLGSMFAGALRNDFIQKGEIRVVPTDQADVIFRGIIKNIYTSEVAHREFEKTILTRLYVTLDIRCDDVRNGKVLWQDPQYTYYQVYIQDPDPIIAFSNRRRALEFLAREMSIRIHDRFLSNF